The Halomonas sp. KG2 genome contains a region encoding:
- a CDS encoding RimK/LysX family protein, which yields MKELPYQAKAVIGRREMVTLPELGLHLCCKADTGARTSALHAEEIDTHEDEDGQLWVSFITHSGGPQTPAHRYQLHLHDRRRVTSSNGHSEWRYVIRTPMQLGELNFPVELTLTDRSNMRHPMLLGRRAMRRLLIAPGAAFLHGEP from the coding sequence GTGAAGGAATTACCCTATCAGGCCAAAGCAGTCATCGGCCGCCGTGAAATGGTGACGTTACCTGAATTAGGGCTTCACCTTTGCTGCAAAGCCGATACTGGCGCGCGCACCTCTGCTTTGCATGCCGAAGAGATTGACACTCATGAAGATGAGGATGGGCAGCTGTGGGTAAGTTTTATTACCCATAGTGGTGGCCCGCAAACGCCTGCCCACCGCTACCAGCTCCACTTGCACGACCGGCGGCGCGTTACCAGCTCTAATGGGCACAGCGAGTGGCGTTATGTGATTCGCACCCCGATGCAATTGGGTGAACTAAATTTTCCGGTTGAACTAACCCTGACTGACCGTAGCAATATGCGCCATCCCATGCTGCTTGGGCGCCGCGCTATGCGACGCTTGCTTATAGCCCCTGGGGCTGCATTTTTGCACGGCGAGCCTTAA
- a CDS encoding DUF3549 family protein, translating into MQPIQTLDEFFTRSGADVSLYHMGRRVTDCPRETLRAFENGEIAWPEPWQQQARLGVVFRMGDMPEPAIWFLALPLDEQGKLSPAQRDGFINRLLETLGRNAAQLENKLGQAETADVDHLMKDNPLAFSPEITFQAMLNAQASYALELAASQHLEPVEAYLSGQQTIDWQALGLQGIADYVVRLDLPTSEALALRLPQLPTSVAHSLCYCLEHRPLAEPLVSALRARGEQAAIDGDVETLCACVRAVGCTPSTSVGKWYSSLLNDPVACGPDIIAAIAGRGWLLLEDAERLPLLLQRLAEDKRTNFNAVVRDLALIPKLRLLVMLTLRDAPPDSAIQLRLSALINQARS; encoded by the coding sequence ATGCAACCAATCCAGACACTTGATGAGTTTTTTACCCGAAGCGGCGCGGACGTTTCTCTCTACCATATGGGACGACGAGTAACAGACTGCCCACGAGAAACGCTGCGAGCATTTGAAAACGGCGAGATAGCCTGGCCAGAACCCTGGCAACAGCAGGCACGTCTTGGCGTAGTATTTCGTATGGGTGACATGCCTGAACCAGCCATCTGGTTTTTGGCGCTGCCGCTAGATGAACAAGGCAAGCTATCCCCCGCCCAACGAGACGGTTTCATTAATCGCTTGCTCGAAACCCTTGGGCGAAATGCTGCGCAGCTAGAAAATAAGCTAGGCCAGGCAGAAACTGCTGACGTGGACCATCTAATGAAGGATAATCCGCTCGCTTTTTCGCCTGAGATTACTTTTCAAGCAATGCTTAATGCTCAGGCCAGTTATGCATTAGAGCTTGCCGCTAGCCAACACTTAGAGCCTGTCGAGGCCTATCTTAGTGGCCAGCAGACCATTGACTGGCAAGCACTAGGGTTACAAGGCATCGCTGATTATGTGGTACGCCTCGACTTACCCACATCAGAAGCGCTAGCGCTGCGCCTTCCCCAGTTGCCCACTAGTGTCGCTCACTCGCTGTGCTATTGCCTGGAGCATAGGCCTCTTGCAGAGCCGCTGGTAAGTGCCTTACGGGCGCGTGGAGAGCAAGCAGCCATTGATGGTGATGTAGAAACCCTGTGCGCCTGCGTTCGCGCCGTGGGCTGTACTCCGTCAACTAGCGTCGGCAAATGGTACTCAAGCCTTTTAAATGACCCCGTTGCCTGCGGCCCAGATATTATCGCAGCCATCGCTGGCCGCGGATGGCTATTGTTAGAAGACGCTGAACGTTTACCGTTGCTTTTACAGCGTTTAGCAGAAGACAAACGCACTAATTTTAATGCAGTCGTACGCGACCTTGCACTGATACCCAAACTTCGCCTATTGGTTATGCTGACACTACGCGACGCGCCGCCTGACTCCGCGATTCAGCTAAGGCTAAGTGCGTTGATTAACCAAGCTAGAAGCTAG
- a CDS encoding YqcC family protein produces MSVHQQLQTALLELEATMKAANLWRMPTPEISAFNSQQPFCIDTMSLPQWIRFVFIARLNALIDAQAAMPAKCDVAPAVAAYLMQEKVRASDQLLVVRAVEKIDRLVTES; encoded by the coding sequence ATGAGCGTCCATCAGCAGCTTCAAACCGCGCTTCTTGAGCTTGAAGCCACTATGAAGGCCGCTAACTTATGGCGTATGCCAACGCCTGAAATTTCAGCATTTAATAGTCAGCAACCCTTCTGTATCGACACGATGTCGCTGCCTCAGTGGATTCGATTTGTTTTTATCGCTCGACTAAATGCACTGATTGATGCCCAGGCCGCTATGCCTGCCAAGTGCGATGTAGCGCCGGCAGTAGCTGCATATCTAATGCAGGAAAAAGTTCGTGCCAGTGACCAGCTACTGGTTGTTCGAGCCGTTGAAAAGATAGATCGGCTAGTTACCGAAAGCTAG
- a CDS encoding outer membrane beta-barrel protein — protein sequence MRHNSLSTLLTTGLAAATLMASGQVLAYGAGDFFTRVGVAKVEPKSDNGSLAGGAFAVDVQDKTDFAFTLGYRFHDKMGIELLAALPFEHDIALNGDNLASTKHLPPTLTLQYYPLGGTDARVQPYVGAGINYTFFSDEELAIGELELDDSWGAAAQVGIDLLIDENWALNAAAWYIDIDTDATVNGAAAGTVEIDPLVVMAGLSYRF from the coding sequence ATGCGCCATAACTCTCTTTCAACACTGCTCACCACTGGACTTGCAGCAGCCACATTGATGGCAAGCGGCCAGGTTTTAGCTTACGGCGCTGGCGATTTCTTTACTCGCGTGGGTGTTGCCAAAGTGGAGCCAAAAAGCGACAACGGTTCATTAGCTGGCGGCGCGTTCGCGGTTGATGTTCAGGACAAAACCGATTTCGCATTTACCCTGGGCTACCGCTTCCATGACAAAATGGGCATCGAGTTACTGGCAGCCCTGCCTTTTGAGCACGATATTGCCCTGAATGGTGACAATCTCGCCTCTACCAAACACCTTCCGCCAACTCTAACGCTCCAGTACTATCCGCTAGGTGGCACTGATGCGCGCGTACAGCCTTATGTCGGCGCAGGTATTAACTACACCTTTTTCTCTGATGAAGAGCTAGCCATAGGCGAACTGGAACTGGACGACTCCTGGGGTGCCGCTGCTCAAGTGGGTATCGATTTGCTTATCGATGAGAACTGGGCACTTAACGCAGCAGCGTGGTATATCGACATCGATACTGACGCGACCGTTAACGGTGCCGCTGCAGGCACGGTAGAGATTGATCCTTTAGTGGTTATGGCAGGCTTAAGCTATCGTTTCTAA
- the putP gene encoding sodium/proline symporter PutP, protein MAIGVWISLFAYFALMIAIGIYAMRKATSSSEDYMLGGRGLSPQVAALSAGASDMSGWLLLGLPGAMFVSGLGSAWIGIGLLVGAFFNWTLVAPRLREQTVHYGNAITIPAFLANRFPTRALSLRTVSAIVIVIFFAVYTASGLVAGGKLFESAFAGIFNIGGMSDYAIGILITLGVVLVYTVVGGFLAVSMTDFVQGCIMMLALVIMPAVVLFGEGGGGFSQASQTLNEVDPTLLSWTSGLTFIGWLSAVTWGLGYFGQPHIIVRFMAIRTLKDVPTARNIGMSWMLISLIGAVSLGLFGRAYAIRNGMDIEDPETIFIILANLLFHPLVTGFLYAALLAAIMSTISSQLLVSSSSLTEDFYRLFLRKEATDKECVTVGRICVVLVGLVAAVIASNPDSQVLGLVSNAWAGFGAAFGPLIILSLMWSRTNGAGAIAGMVVGAATVMIWIALGWNGEFMGGPGVYEIIPGFIASFIAILVVSSITADAGEYQHIDR, encoded by the coding sequence ATGGCTATCGGTGTTTGGATTAGTCTTTTTGCCTACTTTGCGCTCATGATCGCCATCGGCATCTATGCCATGCGCAAAGCGACATCTTCATCAGAAGATTACATGCTGGGGGGACGTGGCCTCAGTCCACAAGTAGCAGCGCTGTCGGCTGGCGCTTCGGACATGAGCGGCTGGCTGCTGCTTGGGTTACCCGGCGCAATGTTTGTTTCTGGTTTGGGATCAGCCTGGATCGGCATTGGCCTTCTGGTAGGTGCGTTCTTCAACTGGACCCTGGTCGCCCCCCGACTGCGTGAACAGACGGTTCACTACGGTAATGCGATTACCATTCCAGCCTTTTTGGCCAACCGATTTCCGACACGTGCGCTTTCACTGCGCACGGTGTCTGCTATCGTTATCGTCATCTTTTTCGCGGTTTACACGGCCTCAGGCCTCGTCGCTGGGGGCAAACTGTTTGAGAGCGCGTTTGCCGGTATTTTTAACATCGGCGGCATGAGCGACTACGCTATCGGCATTCTCATTACACTTGGCGTGGTACTTGTCTACACCGTTGTTGGCGGCTTTCTGGCCGTGAGTATGACCGACTTCGTGCAAGGCTGTATCATGATGCTAGCGCTAGTAATCATGCCTGCAGTGGTGCTATTTGGCGAAGGCGGCGGCGGGTTCTCCCAAGCATCGCAGACGCTCAATGAAGTTGACCCCACCCTGCTCTCCTGGACGTCAGGACTAACCTTTATTGGCTGGCTCTCTGCGGTTACCTGGGGGCTTGGCTATTTTGGCCAACCCCACATCATTGTGCGCTTTATGGCCATCCGGACGCTGAAGGATGTTCCTACTGCCCGTAATATCGGCATGAGCTGGATGCTTATCTCCCTGATTGGCGCAGTCTCGCTTGGTCTATTTGGCCGGGCCTATGCAATTCGCAATGGCATGGATATCGAGGACCCAGAAACGATCTTCATCATTCTGGCGAACCTGCTATTCCACCCGCTGGTCACCGGTTTCCTCTATGCGGCACTGCTTGCTGCGATTATGAGCACCATTTCCAGCCAGTTGTTAGTATCGTCGTCCTCATTGACCGAAGACTTCTATCGTCTGTTCCTAAGAAAAGAAGCCACCGATAAAGAGTGCGTAACAGTGGGCCGAATCTGTGTCGTACTGGTTGGTCTGGTGGCCGCTGTGATTGCGTCAAATCCAGACTCCCAAGTTCTTGGGCTAGTAAGTAACGCCTGGGCTGGCTTTGGCGCAGCATTTGGCCCGCTGATCATTCTGTCGCTAATGTGGTCTCGCACGAACGGAGCTGGCGCCATTGCAGGCATGGTAGTGGGCGCTGCTACCGTCATGATTTGGATTGCATTAGGCTGGAACGGAGAATTTATGGGTGGTCCCGGCGTGTACGAGATCATCCCAGGCTTCATCGCTTCCTTTATTGCCATCTTGGTGGTTAGTAGCATAACTGCCGATGCGGGTGAATATCAGCATATTGATCGCTAG
- the putA gene encoding bifunctional proline dehydrogenase/L-glutamate gamma-semialdehyde dehydrogenase PutA, whose amino-acid sequence MNKTNLNLHSDVSDLRSRIRSNYDADETAVLHELIERIKLSEDDRRKVAAAGANYVERVRKERSPSMMEAFLAEYGLSTTEGVGLMCLAEALLRVPDAETIDDLIHDKIEPSDWGAHLGKSSSSMVNASTWALLLTGKVLEEDPKGPTRALRGLVRRMGEPVVRKAVGQSMKILGRQFVLGQTIEEGMKNARELEKQGYTYSYDMLGEAARTDEDAVRYHEAYAKAITAIAKQAKGDVRGSPGISVKLSALHPRYEYTHRDTVMAELVPRALELVKQAAKANIGFNIDAEEQDRLDLSLDVIEALMSDPSLDGWDGFGVVVQAYGRRAAPVIETLYELAERFGRKIMVRLVKGAYWDSEIKLSQEMGVKTFPVFTRKVNTDVSYMACAQMLLDRRDRIYPQFATHNAHTCAAVVAMAGDDKDSYEFQRLHGMGESLHHIVKEAEGTHCRIYAPVGAHRDLLAYLVRRLLENGANSSFVNQVVDSSIPPSEVSRDPVEGFKQLGEAISSPLIRQPGELFSPDRKNSKGYRINEPASILPLLNARETFADKTWTAGPMLVGNPAPQGPARDAVSPADSSRIIGKVHEATPEEVAAALDAAEEGFREWSARPVAERAEVLRRTADLYEEHIAELTVITTREAGKMMFDGIAEVREAVDFLRYYANEGERLEAEEPGSARGIFVCISPWNFPLAITTGQIAAALVAGNAVLAKPAEQTPLIAARAVELMREAGLPEAALQLLPGDGPTVGGPLTSDPRIAGVCFTGSTPVAQIIHKALAQNAGPDAILVAETGGLNSMIVDSTALTEQAVRDILISSFQSAGQRCSALRMLYVQEEARDRLLNMLYGAMDSLTIGDPWNTDTDVSPVIDADAQAEISDYVAAHEKTGKVLKKLSAPQTGTFVTPAVIEVGGIADLEREIFGPVLHVATFKARDIDNVVDDINGKGYGLTFGLHTRIDDRVQQIVERIHVGNVYVNRNQIGAIVGSQPFGGEGLSGTGPKAGGPLYVTRFRRTATAEHHKAPEGKTISLSDLQSALDGLDARNWAVRPNRIEVLRKALSGKGGVIRKALNETAALDMTPQTLPGPTGESNRLAMYPKGAVLCLGPTLDIAAAQAVQALGAGCTAVVIAPGAAQAVQPLVDAGAPVIGLDGSITADTLSEVEGIAAVAAAGKSDWTHELRIALAKRDGAIVPLETQTISPDRYVVERHLCIDTTAAGGNASLLATAE is encoded by the coding sequence ATGAACAAAACTAATCTTAATTTGCATAGCGACGTGAGTGATCTTCGCTCACGCATCCGCAGCAACTATGACGCCGATGAAACAGCGGTGCTGCATGAGCTGATCGAACGCATCAAGCTGTCAGAGGATGACCGACGTAAAGTTGCTGCCGCCGGTGCCAACTACGTGGAGCGTGTGCGCAAAGAAAGGTCTCCCTCGATGATGGAGGCGTTCCTCGCCGAGTACGGCCTTTCCACCACCGAGGGCGTCGGCCTGATGTGTCTGGCAGAAGCCCTGCTGCGCGTGCCTGATGCGGAAACCATCGACGACTTAATCCACGATAAAATCGAGCCGTCCGACTGGGGCGCACACCTGGGGAAATCGTCCTCATCGATGGTTAATGCCTCGACCTGGGCGCTGTTGCTAACCGGTAAAGTGCTGGAAGAAGATCCCAAGGGCCCAACCCGGGCGCTACGTGGCCTAGTACGCCGCATGGGCGAGCCGGTAGTGCGTAAGGCGGTTGGTCAGTCGATGAAGATTCTCGGCCGCCAGTTCGTACTCGGCCAGACCATCGAAGAAGGCATGAAGAATGCCCGCGAGCTTGAGAAACAGGGCTACACCTACTCTTACGACATGCTTGGCGAAGCGGCTCGCACGGATGAGGATGCCGTCCGCTACCATGAGGCCTATGCCAAGGCAATCACTGCGATCGCCAAACAAGCCAAGGGCGATGTACGTGGAAGCCCTGGTATCTCGGTGAAACTATCAGCCCTGCATCCGCGTTATGAGTACACCCACCGTGACACGGTAATGGCAGAGCTCGTACCCCGTGCGTTGGAACTGGTAAAACAAGCGGCCAAAGCCAATATCGGTTTCAATATCGACGCAGAAGAGCAGGATCGACTGGATCTGTCGCTCGACGTGATCGAGGCACTGATGTCCGACCCCAGCCTCGATGGATGGGACGGTTTCGGGGTCGTTGTGCAAGCCTACGGGCGCCGCGCCGCACCGGTGATAGAAACACTTTACGAACTTGCCGAGCGGTTCGGCCGCAAGATCATGGTGCGCTTGGTCAAGGGTGCCTACTGGGATTCCGAAATCAAGCTCTCCCAAGAGATGGGCGTTAAAACCTTCCCGGTCTTCACTCGCAAGGTCAATACCGATGTCAGCTACATGGCCTGTGCCCAGATGCTGCTCGACCGGCGCGACCGGATCTATCCACAGTTCGCCACACACAACGCCCATACCTGCGCCGCCGTAGTGGCCATGGCAGGCGATGACAAGGACAGCTACGAATTTCAGCGCCTGCATGGCATGGGCGAATCGCTGCACCACATCGTTAAGGAGGCTGAGGGCACGCACTGCCGCATCTACGCCCCAGTCGGCGCTCACCGCGACCTGCTGGCCTACTTGGTGCGTCGCCTACTAGAGAATGGCGCGAACTCCTCGTTCGTCAACCAAGTGGTGGATAGCTCAATTCCCCCGAGCGAAGTATCAAGAGATCCAGTTGAAGGGTTTAAACAGCTTGGCGAGGCCATCTCAAGCCCATTGATCCGCCAGCCCGGTGAGCTGTTTTCGCCAGATCGCAAGAACTCCAAGGGTTATCGTATCAACGAACCCGCCTCGATCCTGCCGCTGCTTAATGCGCGGGAAACCTTTGCTGACAAGACCTGGACAGCAGGCCCCATGCTAGTGGGAAATCCTGCTCCCCAAGGCCCAGCTCGCGATGCAGTCTCTCCCGCCGACAGCTCGCGCATTATCGGCAAGGTGCATGAGGCCACCCCTGAGGAGGTAGCCGCCGCTCTCGACGCTGCAGAGGAAGGCTTTCGTGAGTGGTCAGCACGTCCTGTGGCCGAGCGCGCCGAAGTGCTCCGTCGTACCGCGGATCTCTATGAAGAACATATCGCTGAGCTGACCGTGATCACCACCCGCGAAGCCGGTAAGATGATGTTTGATGGCATCGCTGAAGTGCGCGAAGCGGTTGATTTCCTGCGCTACTACGCCAATGAGGGCGAGCGGCTGGAAGCAGAAGAACCCGGTAGCGCCCGCGGCATCTTCGTCTGCATCAGCCCTTGGAACTTCCCGCTGGCCATCACCACTGGGCAGATCGCCGCAGCCTTGGTGGCTGGCAACGCGGTACTTGCCAAGCCCGCCGAGCAAACACCGCTGATCGCCGCCCGCGCCGTCGAATTGATGCGTGAGGCTGGCCTCCCAGAAGCGGCACTTCAACTGCTGCCTGGCGATGGGCCCACGGTGGGTGGCCCACTGACTAGCGATCCACGTATCGCTGGAGTCTGTTTCACTGGCTCGACTCCCGTGGCACAGATTATCCACAAAGCACTGGCGCAGAACGCAGGGCCCGATGCGATACTGGTTGCCGAAACCGGCGGCCTCAACTCGATGATTGTGGACTCTACAGCGCTGACCGAGCAGGCAGTCCGCGATATCTTAATCTCCTCCTTCCAGTCGGCTGGGCAGCGTTGTTCAGCGCTACGCATGCTGTATGTGCAGGAAGAGGCGCGCGACCGGTTGCTCAACATGCTTTATGGCGCCATGGACTCGCTCACCATCGGCGATCCTTGGAATACTGACACCGACGTCTCACCAGTGATCGACGCCGACGCCCAAGCCGAGATAAGCGACTACGTAGCAGCGCACGAGAAGACAGGTAAGGTGTTGAAGAAACTGTCCGCACCGCAAACCGGCACCTTCGTCACCCCCGCGGTCATTGAGGTGGGGGGCATTGCGGATCTCGAACGCGAGATATTCGGCCCGGTTCTACACGTGGCTACTTTCAAGGCGCGAGACATCGACAATGTGGTCGACGACATCAATGGCAAAGGCTACGGACTGACCTTCGGCCTGCACACCCGCATCGATGATCGTGTGCAGCAAATCGTCGAGCGCATCCATGTCGGCAACGTTTATGTTAATCGTAACCAAATCGGCGCCATTGTTGGCTCCCAGCCATTCGGGGGCGAAGGCCTTTCGGGCACCGGGCCCAAGGCCGGTGGCCCGCTCTATGTCACGCGCTTCCGCCGCACTGCCACCGCCGAGCACCACAAGGCTCCTGAGGGGAAAACCATCTCACTCAGCGACCTCCAATCGGCTTTAGATGGGCTAGATGCACGGAACTGGGCGGTACGACCCAATCGGATCGAGGTACTCCGCAAGGCACTCTCCGGTAAAGGCGGCGTGATCCGTAAGGCCCTTAACGAGACAGCGGCCCTCGACATGACACCGCAGACGCTTCCCGGACCAACAGGGGAAAGCAACCGCTTAGCGATGTATCCAAAAGGCGCTGTTCTGTGCCTTGGGCCAACGCTGGATATCGCCGCTGCCCAAGCAGTACAGGCGCTTGGCGCGGGCTGTACGGCAGTCGTGATCGCACCAGGCGCAGCTCAAGCCGTCCAGCCGCTGGTCGATGCTGGCGCGCCCGTGATTGGGCTCGACGGTAGCATCACGGCAGATACACTAAGCGAGGTTGAAGGGATTGCCGCCGTCGCCGCGGCTGGCAAAAGTGATTGGACGCATGAACTGCGGATAGCACTCGCTAAGCGCGACGGTGCCATCGTGCCGCTCGAGACTCAGACCATTTCACCAGATCGCTACGTGGTGGAACGTCATCTGTGCATCGACACGACTGCAGCGGGTGGCAACGCCAGCTTGCTGGCAACGGCCGAATAG
- a CDS encoding AraC family transcriptional regulator → MPSTIRQIPLESATKHHSHDFHQIVITLCGSSEFEIEGLGGRVNAFSGCIVPANHEHFYSGNGYNRQLILDLPEDAPALTGEHRELVALFDAPRFFALDNPLRHYLAFVESELAQGFDTSAMSFQQDRLAATLLGSLKARLGASESASQRRLNLDQIDRFIRHHLADELRVADLAKLACLSEAHFSERFRVQTGLSPWQYVRRQRLHAARQLVLQSRLPLTDIAIQTGFANQSALSHAFRRSYGLSPRQLRQGVGATNPPLDSATHLAPSSTSGATSLASSAPSSGASVKTGALSFR, encoded by the coding sequence ATGCCGAGTACTATTCGTCAAATCCCTTTAGAAAGTGCCACAAAACATCACTCCCACGATTTTCACCAAATCGTCATTACGCTGTGCGGCTCTTCAGAATTTGAAATCGAAGGCCTCGGCGGCCGGGTAAACGCATTTTCAGGCTGCATTGTTCCCGCGAATCACGAACACTTCTATTCAGGTAATGGCTACAATCGTCAACTGATACTGGATCTACCTGAAGATGCGCCTGCTTTAACGGGCGAACACCGCGAGTTGGTAGCACTGTTTGATGCACCGCGTTTTTTTGCACTCGACAACCCATTGCGCCACTACCTTGCTTTCGTAGAAAGCGAGCTCGCCCAAGGATTTGACACGTCGGCAATGTCTTTTCAGCAGGACCGGCTTGCTGCCACGCTGTTAGGTTCATTAAAGGCTCGCCTGGGCGCCTCAGAGAGCGCATCACAACGGCGGCTCAATCTTGATCAAATCGATCGATTTATTCGCCACCACTTGGCCGATGAGCTGAGAGTAGCTGATTTAGCAAAATTGGCTTGCCTTAGTGAGGCACACTTTTCTGAACGCTTTCGCGTCCAAACGGGCCTGTCACCCTGGCAGTATGTACGACGCCAACGCCTACACGCAGCTCGGCAGCTTGTATTACAAAGCCGTCTACCACTCACTGACATAGCCATTCAAACAGGCTTTGCCAATCAAAGCGCTCTTTCGCATGCTTTTCGGCGTAGTTACGGCTTGTCTCCCCGCCAGCTACGCCAAGGAGTAGGTGCAACCAATCCGCCGCTCGATTCGGCTACCCACTTAGCGCCGTCTTCAACATCCGGTGCAACCTCGTTAGCATCTTCCGCGCCTTCTTCAGGAGCAAGCGTCAAGACTGGCGCACTCTCATTTCGCTAG
- a CDS encoding CBS domain-containing protein: protein MNNKTPDTVRDVMSRDCYRVTGQTSITNLAQGLALHRLPGAPVVDASDRLIGFISEQDVMGRVLDSIYHDDEAPLVRELMRQDVLTTTPNKSITDLAQEMLGAKPKVYPVVEQQRLVGIVTRRDILMALLTIRRH, encoded by the coding sequence ATGAATAATAAAACCCCCGATACCGTACGCGATGTCATGTCACGGGACTGCTACCGCGTCACTGGCCAAACCTCTATCACCAACTTAGCTCAAGGTTTGGCATTGCATCGCTTACCAGGCGCTCCAGTGGTAGATGCGTCTGATCGGCTGATTGGTTTTATATCCGAACAGGATGTGATGGGTCGCGTATTGGACAGCATCTACCACGATGATGAAGCGCCGCTGGTACGTGAGTTAATGCGCCAAGACGTGCTCACCACAACGCCCAATAAAAGTATCACCGACTTAGCGCAGGAAATGCTCGGAGCAAAACCAAAGGTTTACCCCGTTGTGGAGCAGCAACGTTTAGTGGGGATTGTCACGCGCCGCGACATCTTAATGGCGCTGCTAACGATTCGCCGACACTAA
- a CDS encoding YqaE/Pmp3 family membrane protein, giving the protein MDAREYLNRKGVGIERDPERPNTLEEKAWERARGAGSQRPKSGTPHDWEDWERHHDDLADGAETLEQKIDKEAHQKALAKEKQQAKQAQAAVEHFTPTAQTNETDSALKHQTPSPIASEGVPASPQPTSVLFAYRALAVLLPPLAVGLTEGGAKRVALSVVLTLLGWLPGVVHAFIWLKKH; this is encoded by the coding sequence ATGGACGCACGTGAATACCTCAATCGCAAAGGCGTTGGCATAGAAAGAGACCCTGAACGGCCCAACACATTAGAAGAAAAAGCGTGGGAGAGAGCTCGTGGGGCAGGTAGCCAGCGTCCAAAATCCGGTACACCACATGATTGGGAAGACTGGGAGCGCCATCACGACGATTTGGCAGACGGCGCGGAAACGCTAGAGCAGAAAATTGATAAAGAGGCTCACCAAAAAGCACTAGCTAAAGAGAAGCAGCAAGCTAAGCAAGCGCAAGCGGCGGTAGAGCACTTTACGCCTACCGCGCAAACAAATGAGACGGATAGTGCGCTTAAGCATCAAACCCCATCACCCATTGCTTCTGAAGGCGTGCCAGCATCGCCTCAACCGACATCGGTTCTGTTTGCCTACCGCGCGTTAGCCGTTTTGCTACCACCTTTGGCCGTTGGGCTAACAGAGGGCGGGGCAAAACGTGTTGCCCTTAGTGTTGTGTTGACGTTGTTGGGCTGGCTTCCTGGCGTAGTGCATGCGTTTATATGGTTAAAAAAGCACTAA
- a CDS encoding carboxylate/amino acid/amine transporter, with product MGYLVGVTALWAFSFSLIGVYLAGQVDSYFAVLVRVTLAMLVFLPFLRPSLLRGKQRLALMALGAVQLGVMYTFFYHSFLLLSVPEVLLFTIFTPVYIALLDDLMFKRFTPIYLVTALLAVIGAGVIRYDGIDSGFWLGFLVVQGANLCFALGQVGYRRLAADLPPTLAWHNVFGWFFIGAMLVALPAFLLFGNTAALPSTPVQWSVLAWLGLVASGVGYFAWNQGATKVDAGTLAIMNNALVPAGLVVNLVIWNRDADIGKLLLGAAIMAASLWLNHWWLQRRRAIPV from the coding sequence ATGGGCTACCTTGTTGGCGTGACGGCGCTGTGGGCGTTCTCATTCTCGTTGATTGGTGTATATCTGGCAGGCCAAGTAGACAGCTACTTTGCGGTGCTTGTACGGGTAACGCTCGCCATGCTGGTGTTCCTGCCATTTTTACGGCCCAGTTTGCTGCGTGGAAAACAGCGTTTAGCGTTAATGGCGCTGGGTGCGGTGCAGTTAGGCGTCATGTACACCTTCTTCTATCACTCGTTTTTGCTGCTATCGGTTCCTGAAGTTCTGTTATTCACGATTTTCACGCCAGTTTATATTGCGCTTCTAGATGACCTAATGTTTAAGCGCTTCACGCCTATTTATCTAGTGACCGCACTATTGGCGGTGATTGGAGCAGGCGTGATTCGTTACGATGGTATTGATAGTGGGTTCTGGCTGGGTTTTTTGGTAGTGCAGGGGGCTAACCTCTGTTTTGCGTTAGGTCAGGTTGGCTATCGTCGTCTCGCGGCTGATTTGCCGCCTACCTTGGCGTGGCATAACGTGTTTGGCTGGTTCTTTATCGGCGCAATGCTCGTGGCACTCCCGGCCTTTTTGCTGTTTGGTAATACGGCAGCGCTGCCCAGTACACCGGTGCAATGGAGTGTATTGGCATGGCTTGGGCTAGTCGCTTCTGGTGTGGGTTATTTCGCTTGGAACCAAGGAGCCACCAAGGTTGATGCAGGAACGCTGGCAATAATGAACAATGCGCTGGTGCCTGCTGGTTTGGTGGTTAATCTGGTGATTTGGAACCGAGATGCAGATATAGGCAAGCTACTATTGGGTGCCGCTATCATGGCCGCTTCCCTGTGGTTAAATCACTGGTGGTTGCAGCGTCGTCGCGCTATACCGGTCTAA